Proteins encoded in a region of the Candidozyma auris chromosome 7, complete sequence genome:
- the HYS2 gene encoding DNA-directed DNA polymerase delta subunit POL31, which yields MSPTKANENLTEGTTSREPDTTKPSFEYSDRFSLATRGRSYSRQFFSMYQQRLNVLKPRVDKRAMEKWGNNTRRVDGQKIQWKEKILDIVGGELCWVSGTVFVEMKDKLDIFQDVEHGTDDVMPKPPANYLGNEGKVVMLEDESGRAILHNEALLEFSRVVSGAIIAVLGIEIQAGIFEVIEILTPAMAPQKPLPMATDSEQYIAFVSGLKFQQETDCDLKTVLLQQWLCGELGGAEDVALSSKVTRLIIAGNSVEEIEEDTDKKEDFGSKNTSHFKPESLRLFNAWLSSVVASVPVTIMAGPKDPAEICMPQQPLHRSLLGANARYVGTSASEPVYNTTNPAWMELENGLRILGSAGQNISDILKYFQPEQGISPTDIMSKTLLWQHMAPTAPDTLYCYPYEDVDPFVLEETPHVYFAGNQGEFGSLKADIDGTEVSVVSVPEFAETGQLVLINTCTLEAKVVEFAV from the coding sequence ATGTCTCCAACAAAGGCCAACGAAAACCTTACCGAGGGCACGACTTCCAGAGAGCCTGATACAACAAAGCCCTCTTTTGAATACAGCGACCGTTTCTCCCTCGCCACCCGTGGAAGGTCCTACCTGAGACAATTCTTCAGCATGTACCAGCAACGACTCAATGTGCTAAAGCCACGTGTTGATAAGCGGGCCATGGAGAAATGGGGGAACAACACGCGTCGCGTAGATGGGCAGAAAATACagtggaaagagaaaatcTTGGACATTGTTGGAGGGGAGCTCTGCTGGGTGCTGGGCACGGTGTTTGTGGAAATGAAGGATAAGCTTGATATTTTCCAAGATGTGGAGCATGGTACCGATGACGTGATGCCTAAGCCGCCAGCAAACTACTTAGGCAACGAGGGCAAGGTGGTGATGCTCGAAGATGAAAGTGGCAGAGCAATTCTACACAATGAGGCGCTTTTGGAATTCTCGAGAGTTGTGAGCGGAGCGATTATTGCGGTATTGGGAATTGAAATCCAGGCTGGGATTTTTGAGGTGATAGAGATCTTGACGCCGGCTATGGCTCCTCAGAAACCGCTTCCGATGGCTACGGACTCCGAGCAGTATATTGCGTTCGTATCGGGCCTCAAGTTCCAGCAAGAGACCGACTGCGACTTGAAAACGGTGCTTTTGCAGCAGTGGCTCTGTGGAGAGCTCGGAGGCGCTGAGGATGTGGCGTTGTCGAGCAAAGTGACCAGACTAATCATTGCAGGTAACTCGGTGGAGGAGATCGAAGAGGACACGGATAAGAAAGAGGATTTTGGATCGAAGAACACCTCGCACTTCAAGCCGGAGTCGTTGCGCCTTTTCAACGCATGGCTTTCCAGTGTGGTGGCCCTGGTGCCCGTAACAATCATGGCAGGTCCCAAGGACCCAGCAGAGATATGTATGCCGCAACAGCCGCTTCATCGCTCCTTGTTGGGTGCTAATGCCCGATATGTGGGCACTCTGGCATCAGAGCCAGTATACAACACCACAAACCCAGCCTGGATGGAGTTGGAAAACGGGCTTCGCATATTGGGTTCCGCAGGACAAAACATCAGTGACATCCTAAAATACTTCCAGCCGGAGCAGGGGATTTCGCCAACGGATATCATGTCGAAAACCTTACTCTGGCAGCACATGGCGCCCACGGCCCCCGACACGCTCTACTGTTACCCATACGAGGATGTGGACCCATTCGTTCTAGAAGAAACCCCACATGTGTACTTTGCCGGAAACCAGGGAGAGTTTGGAAGCCTAAAAGCCGATATCGATGGCACTGAGGTATCTGTGGTGAGTGTGCCCGAGTTTGCAGAAACAGGCCAACTAGTGTTGATCAACACATGCACCCTTGAAGCTAAAGTTGTCGAATTTGCCGTTTAG
- a CDS encoding GTP cyclohydrolase I, whose protein sequence is MSDKNESAKPDSVSAANDAQPVANANGIGHPKPVLGESAAKKHKLSQTNYIAREYGTPLQTRAASPCTLNPPIDSDGLSWPSRGARSRIDQTEEEAKQREQRIATAVKSILHELGEDVDREGLLETPERYARAMLYFTKGYEDNIRDVIKKAVFEEDHDEMVIVRDIEVFSLCEHHLVPFFGKAHIAYIPNKRVVGLSKLARLAEMYSRRFQVQERLTKQIAMALSEILKPRGVAVVIEATHMCMVSRGVQKTGSSTTTSCMLGCFRVQQKTRDEFLTLLGRK, encoded by the coding sequence ATGTCTGATAAGAACGAGTCAGCGAAACCTGACTCTGTTCTGGCCGCCAATGACGCTCAACCCGTTGCTAACGCTAACGGCATCGGCCACCCCAAACCGGTTTTGGGCGAATCGGCAGCAAAAAAGCATAAGCTCTCCCAAACAAACTACATCGCGCGAGAGTATGGCACCCCTCTTCAAACCAGAGCAGCGTCGCCTTGCACTTTGAATCCTCCCATCGACAGCGATGGATTGTCCTGGCCCAGCAGAGGAGCAAGATCGAGAATCGACCAGACGGAGGAAGAAGCCAAGCAGCGTGAGCAGCGTATAGCAACCGCAGTGAAGTCGATTTTGCATGAGTTGGGTGAAGATGTGGATCGAGAAGGGCTTTTGGAAACTCCAGAACGGTATGCGAGAGCGATGCTCTACTTCACCAAAGGGTACGAGGACAATATCAGGGATGTGATTAAGAAAGCTGTTTTCGAAGAGGATCATGACGAAATGGTCATTGTTCGTGATATCGAAGTGTTCTCCTTGTGTGAGCACCACTTAGTGCCCTTTTTCGGCAAGGCTCACATTGCGTACATTCCCAATAAAAGAGTGGTTGGTCTTTCAAAACTTGCAAGACTCGCTGAGATGTACTCACGGAGAttccaagtccaagaacGGTTGACAAAGCAAATTGCCATGGCATTGAGCGAGATCTTGAAGCCCAGAGGCGTTGCCGTGGTGATCGAGGCCACCCACATGTGCATGGTAAGTCGTGGTGTACAGAAGACGGGGTCTTCAACGACAACAAGTTGCATGTTGGGTTGCTTCCGTGTGCAACAGAAAACCAGAGACGAGTTCTTGACGCTCTTGGGTAGGAAATAG
- the ASH2 gene encoding Ash2p has translation MEAPTQAKDDPETSETPPRLETPEAAPIEPQVAPVKEEPQPKESTSNATRSKTKAEGLSASELKQKIANIVVHPRLKPTPFYSENFEMEPVVTSEYGLVGQRFVQFDDLPLNKRGFKYKPCRPNKLFSSNLYSTADYAPHGVRVSYFDRSSGIACSEAMDAITTQNGWLSARSNVGVREGKWYFEYDILNANKDSDKSHVRIGIARKEASLEAPVGFDGYGYGLRDLNGQKITLSRPKPYMENDEGFTSGDTIGFLIELPSLEEQRKHNEQFAKELHQTSKKRKRAGQAAAEEEEKKLNLHQNIVRDQIPIKYKNALYFEQFEYTPTKQMDHLLNPVTVFGEKAILEKTDKPPTLPTIPKSKITMFKNGKSHGTMFENLYSFLPLNGDNDTAASDANTKQQQNPAYRNTDDGSLGYYPMMSAFSNGVVRLNPGPDFKFPVPQGSRPLCERYEERVVEEWLYDLVDEVEADYLDSFE, from the coding sequence ATGGAAGCTCCAACGCAAGCTAAGGACGATCCAGAGACCTCTGAAACGCCTCCTCGGCTTGAGACACCCGAGGCAGCCCCAATTGAGCCTCAAGTGGCGCCTGTCAAGGAAGAAccgcagccaaaagagtCTACAAGCAATGCAACAAGACTGAAGACAAAAGCTGAAGGTTTGAGCGCTCTGGAACTCAAGCAGAAAATCGCCAATATTGTGGTTCACCCAAGACTCAAGCCAACACCATTTTACCTGGAAAATTTTGAGATGGAGCCCGTGGTGACGCTGGAGTATGGGCTTGTCGGTCAACGATTTGTTCAGTTCGATGACCTTCCACTTAACAAGCGTGGTTTCAAGTATAAACCTTGCCGTCCCAACAAACTATTTCTGTCTAACCTTTACCTGACAGCAGATTATGCGCCACATGGGGTTCGTGTGAGCTACTTCGATAGGAGCTCCGGAATAGCGTGTAGTGAAGCCATGGACGCTATCACCACGCAGAATGGGTGGTTATCCGCCAGAAGCAACGTGGGCGTGAGAGAAGGGAAATGGTACTTTGAGTATGACATCTTGAATGCAAACAAGGATTCAGATAAGAGCCATGTGAGGATTGGCATTGCTAGAAAGGAAGCCAGTTTGGAAGCTCCAGTGGGTTTTGACGGGTACGGATACGGGCTTCGAGACTTGAATGGACAAAAGATCACTCTAAGCAGGCCAAAACCATATATGGAAAACGACGAAGGTTTCACTTCGGGTGATACGATTGGGTTTCTTATAGAGCTTCCGTCGTTGGAGGAGCAGAGAAAGCACAACGAGCAGTTTGCTAAAGAGTTGCATCAGACATCAAAAAAGCGTAAACGAGCAGGCCAGGCggctgctgaagaagaagagaaaaagctcaatttgCATCAAAACATCGTGAGAGACCAGATTCCCATCAAGTATAAGAATGCTCTTTACTTTGAGCAGTTTGAATACACTCCAACTAAGCAAATGGATCACTTACTTAATCCTGTCACCGTATTTGGCGAGAAGGCTATTCTAGAGAAGACAGACAAGCCACCGACGTTGCCCACGATTCCCAAGTCGAAAATCACCATGTTCAAGAATGGCAAGTCGCACGGCACAATGTTTGAGAACTTGTACTCGTTCCTACCGCTCAATGGGGATAACGACACAGCTGCGTCAGACGCTAATACAaaacagcagcaaaacCCTGCTTACAGGAACACCGATGATGGCAGCCTAGGGTATTATCCGATGATGTCGGCGTTCCTGAACGGAGTTGTTCGTCTAAATCCAGGTCCTGACTTTAAATTCCCAGTTCCTCAAGGCTCTCGTCCATTGTGTGAGCGCTACGAGGAGCGAGTTGTTGAGGAATGGCTCTATGATCTTGTAGATGAGGTGGAAGCAGACTATTTGGACAGTTTTGAGTAA
- the SSD1 gene encoding mRNA-binding translational repressor SSD1 — MSNDKLPQNHPSSPPGLTPSRAGSAKAKNLYIAHRRSPSDWTSLMVEQYNLQRQLEASDFGSPHSRSPSFNASSNHRRTGSTSSQQGHSRRHSLGVNEAIKAAASQRQSNYQNTQGAPAAGAPQINVSIGAGGGGDSPYHSSPPLGPDPISQFRFPSTTSPNYAAAAAAGPISSNHESPVNRGHARSRSAAYGQPPSSSSSPSFKFPADNNPLLPPAPGYSNLSPERGGSGGGHSRRSSHFRSNSKNFDTNSSINSNWRSQQQPAASNPSASFTHQRNASSTLEPPSSFVPGHKGRGGSYGGGSVSSLSSFMPGNSGSNSGGNSGGRKSLFAPYLPQSSLPELINEGRLVTGILRVNKKNRSDAYVSTDGLLDADIFICGSKDRNRALEGDLVAVELLVVDEVWESKKEKEEKKRRKDNTLTKNNATSVLSDDIHNDATSTSPGNDESKTDKDGEGLGRRGSLKQRPTMKKNDDVEVEGQALLLVEEEEINDEVKPLYAGHVVAVVDRIPGQIFAGTLGLLRPAQAAQAAIDKKTGKEPSVQTPKAPKIVWFKPTDKRVPLIAIPTEQAPKDFVENHEKYADQVFIASIKRWPITSLHPFGTLVSKLGKYDDPQVEIDSILRDNNFTDEYYSGLDGDDGLVKSLIASLPSVESEMSNPDRAGFFNDYIIAFTENKSFVDNAMHVKRLSDTIIELGFHAVDISHFVQPGSPLERKAKKISSSVFLPQKALRLYPNEFNDLISFKDNEKSLAISVTFEIDTTSFEVEKVHIRESVVVPKSTVSFDDVDAILSNKKPNDEITSATCDYIKTFALIAKEFRRQRLNDRNLGISPSLTLLDQLDDEKVRLHLNIFEYSSALRIVSEIGHKVNATVAAKVHATLGDEAFLRRQALPTLQKIENFSRKAYNLGFKIDTSTSSSLQQSILKINDPLKRQCIETLLYKCIPRAKYYIAGKQDPENYSHYYLNLPLYTHFTSPLRRFADLIVHRQVKQAISASAERDKIPDLDALKGISDYCNFKKDCAANAQEQAIHLLLSQTINEMSEHAGQLLVMGTVLQVYESSFDVFIPEFGIEKRVHGDQLPLVKAEFDKANRILELFWEKGVDAATYVPPDEKSSLSYRNSIKNKYRTSASEAAKIQRKNASERDNNIVPDSIVENLKALSIDMPKVTTPQDKQTLWKSMPSSPSLNSFGGSSRPSSGSFLDTNIAARYDEDGLAPYLQSVITRVENNSYIQEIREMQTVPVLLRAEIGMALPCLTVRILNPFANQ; from the exons ATGAGCAACGACAAGCTTCCCCAGAACCATCCGTCGTCGCCACCGGGGCTCACGCCTTCAAGGGCCGGCCTGGCAAAGGCTAAAAACCTCTACATTGCTCATCGCCGCTCTCCGTCCGACTGGACGTCGTTGATGGTGGAGCAGTACAATTTACAACGACAGTTGGAGGCG TCAGACTTTGGCCTGCCCCACCTGCGGTCTCCGTCGTTCAATGCCTCGCTGAACCACCGTCGAACGGGCTCCACCCTGTCGCAGCAGGGCCACAGCAGACGCCATTCGTTGGGCGTCAACGAGGCCATCAAGGCAGCTGCCTCCCAGCGGCAGCTGAACTATCAGAATACACAGGGTGCCCCCGCCGCGGGCGCTCCTCAAATCAATGTATCCATTGGTGCTGGCGGTGGCGGCGACCTGCCATACCACCTGCTGCCTCCGTTGGGCCCGGACCCAATCTCGCAATTCCGGTTCCCCAGCACGACAAGCCCCAACTACGCAGCAGCGGCTGCTGCTGGGCCCATCTCTTCGAACCACGAGAGCCCTGTCAATCGGGGCCACGCGCGGTCTCGCTCGGCTGCCTACGGCCAGCCTCcactgctgctgctgctgcctctgtTCAAGTTTCCTGCCGACAACAACCCATTGCTTCCTCCGGCGCCAGGCTACTCGAACCTTTCGCCTGAACGAGGCGGCTCTGGCGGCGGCCACCTGAGACGCTCATCTCACTTCAGACTGAACTCGAAGAATTTCGATACCAACTCTAGCATCAACTCCAATTGGAGGTCGCAGCAGCAGCCTGCAGCATCTAATCCCTCTGCCTCCTTCACTCACCAGCGCAATGCCTCGTCCACCTTGGagcctccttctctgtttGTTCCGGGCCACAAGGGCCGCGGCGGCTCCTACGGCGGTGGCTCCGTCTCGTCGTTGTCTCTGTTCATGCCTGGGAACTCCGGGTCGAATTCCGGCGGTAACTCTGGCGGCAGGAAATCCCTTTTCGCTCCTTACTTGCCTCAGCTGTCGTTACCTGAATTGATCAACGAGGGCAGACTTGTCACGGGCATTTTGCGggtcaacaagaaaaacaGATCCGATGCCTACGTCTCCACCGACGGTCTTTTGGACGCAGACATCTTCATTTGTGGCTCCAAGGACAGAAATCGTGCTTTGGAAGGCGATTTGGTGGCGGTGGAGTTGCtagttgttgatgaggtgTGGgagtccaagaaggagaaagaagagaagaagcgcAGAAAGGACAACACCTTGACGAAGAACAACGCCACCTCGGTGTTAAGCGACGATATCCACAACGACGCCACTTCCACGCTGCCAGGCAATGACGAGTCCAAGACCGACAAGGACGGTGAGGGTCTCGGCAGAAGAGGCTCTCTCAAGCAAAGACCGAccatgaaaaagaatgacgACGTCGAGGTCGAAGGCCAGGCGTTGCTTttggtggaagaagaagagatcaacGACGAAGTGAAACCTTTGTATGCTGGCCATGTTGTGGCGGTTGTTGATCGTATTCCTGGCCAAATTTTCGCCGGTACGCTTGGCCTCTTGAGGCCTGCTCAGGCTGCGCAGGCTGCTATCGATAAGAAGACCGGCAAGGAGCCCTCTGTGCAAACCCCTAAGGCTCCCAAGATTGTCTGGTTCAAGCCAACTGACAAGAGAGTGCCTTTGATAGCCATCCCCACTGAGCAAGCCCCCAAAGACTTTGTGGAGAACCACGAAAAGTATGCTGATCAGGTATTTATTGCTCTGATCAAGAGATGGCCAATCACTTCGTTGCATCCATTTGGTACTTTGGTGAGCAAATTGGGCAAATATGACGATCCTCAGGTGGAGATCGACTCCATCCTCAGAGACAACAATTTCACCGACGAGTACTACTCTGGATTGGATGGCGACGATGGGCTTGTTAAGTCCTTAATTGCATCATTGCCAAGTGTGGAATCCGAAATGAGTAATCCTGATAGAGCTGGGTTTTTCAACGACTACATCATTGCATTCACTGAAAATAAGCTGTTCGTTGATAATGCCATGCACGTCAAGCGTCTCAGTGATACTATCATTGAGTTGGGATTCCATGCTGTGGACATTTCGCATTTTGTGCAACCCGGATCTCCATTGGAAAGAAAGGCTAAAAAGATCTCCTCGTCTGTTTTCTTGCCTCAAAAGGCTTTACGCTTGTACCCTAATGAGTTTAATGATTTaatttccttcaaagaTAACGAGAAGAGCTTGGCCATTTCGGTGACTTTTGAGATTGACACTACGTCTTTCGAAGTGGAGAAGGTACACATTCGTGAATCTGTTGTTGTTCCAAAACTGACAGTGTCGTTTGATGATGTGGATGCTATTTTAAGCAACAAAAAACCCAATGATGAAATCACCTCGGCAACGTGTGATTACATCAAGACATTTGCTCTCATCGCCAAGGAATTCCGTCGTCAGCGTTTGAACGACAGAAATCTTGGTATCAGCCCCTCATTAACTCTTTTGGACCAGCTTGACGATGAGAAAGTCAGGTTGCACTTGAACATTTTTGAATACAGCTCTGCTTTGAGAATTGTTTCGGAAATTGGTCATAAGGTAAATGCCACGGTCGCAGCCAAGGTTCATGCAACACTAGGTGATGAGGCATTTTTGCGTCGTCAAGCTTTGCCTACTTTGCAAAAGATCGAAAACTTCTCCCGCAAGGCATACAATTTAGGTTTCAAGATCGATACATCCACTTCGAGCAGCTTGCAGCAATCTATCCTTAAGATCAACGATCCTCTCAAGAGACAGTGCATTGAAACCTTACTTTACAAGTGTATACCACGGGCCAAGTACTATATTGCTGGGAAACAGGACCCAGAGAACTACTCGCATTACTATTTGAACTTGCCACTTTACACTCATTTCACATCTCCCTTGCGCAGATTCGCCGACTTGATTGTCCACAGACAAGTGAAGCAAGCAATCAGTGCCTCCGCTGAGCGCGACAAGATTCCTGATTTGGATGCTTTGAAGGGAATATCTGACTACTgcaatttcaagaaggatTGTGCCGCCAATGCGCAAGAGCAGGCGatccaccttcttttgtcCCAGACTATCAACGAAATGAGCGAGCATGCTGGTCAGTTGTTGGTAATGGGAActgttcttcaagtttacGAATCCTCCTTTGACGTTTTCATCCCAGAGTTCGGTATCGAAAAGAGAGTCCATGGTGACCAGTTGCCCTTGGTAAAGGCAGAGTTCGATAAGGCTAACCGCATCTTGGAGTTGTTCTGGGAAAAGGGCGTGGACGCTGCCACGTACGTTCCACCTGATGAAAAATCATCTTTGAGTTATAGAAActccatcaaaaacaaataCCGTACCTCAGCGCTGGAGGCGGCCAAAATTCAGAGAAAGAATGCCCTGGAAAGAGACAATAATATCGTCCCCGACTCAATTGTCGAGAATCTCAAGGCTTTGAGCATCGACATGCCCAAAGTCACGACGCCACAAGACAAGCAAACTCTCTGGAAGTCAATGCcgtcttcaccttcactcaACCTGTTTGGTGGCTCCAGCAGACCAAGCTCCGGGTCATTCCTTGACACAAACATTGCAGCCCGTTATGACGAGGACGGACTTGCACCTTATTTACAGAGCGTGATCACTCGCGTGGAGAACAATTCTTACATTCAAGAGATCCGGGAAATGCAAACTGTGCCGGTATTGTTAAGGGCAGAAATTGGCATGGCGCTTCCATGTTTGACAGTGCGGATACTAAATCCGTTCGCCAACCAATAA
- the TEN1 gene encoding Ten1p codes for MPSIVLDPTALPVQYPKATPHKPQKVRIIAQVSHFDVETGLLTLTRVPNLPDLNTHIILDGDKTEPVPINTADIDVDAECLRKGNVVSVWGNYDGSQVNAWDCHGTNGEELLDGGSEILAEASHLTNL; via the coding sequence ATGCCCCTGATCGTGTTGGACCCGACAGCGCTCCCAGTCCAGTACCCGAAAGCTACGCCCCATAAGCCACAGAAAGTTCGCATCATTGCTCAGGTCTCCCACTTCGATGTGGAAACGGGACTCTTGACATTGACCAGAGTCCCTAATCTTCCTGACCTCAATACACATATCATACTCGATGGCGACAAAACAGAGCCCGTGCCTATCAATACAGCTGACATAGATGTCGATGCAGAATGTCTCAGAAAAGGTAATGTCGTATCCGTTTGGGGAAACTACGATGGCAGTCAAGTGAATGCATGGGACTGCCACGGCACAAATGGCGAAGAACTCCTTGACGGGGGATCCGAGATCCTCGCCGAAGCCTCTCATCTCACAAATTTATAA
- the PPR1 gene encoding Ppr1p, whose product MSSDTGPRKRKKSATGEDNLENSPGHHRQGPPQAKSTKLRRSSSSSGTTSVVGISRSIAACQRCRTKKVKCDQNFPKCSKCERANLECVGIDPATGREVPRSYVYHLEEKVQRYEAYLRRHKLPLDGEGEENAEEPNEANVDLDQLGSLERSASSQDSQSTSPQQSSGQMGLTFAKLMLTANKVNGASVAGPGDSMASVPSDVKPAILPPKKTAMEFISIFFAQSNSQLPVLHRESFLRDIFVPVYGAFDESVSLASDYSAFNKSLYQDTAVDEGQTWLAQYKQIMQSQLAKEAHKDPSQISEEIVTPSHYRKPLFFLNIIFAISSSTNHLQYHTHMSESFKEAAMRHVDATYYSNDPLEQLEATLLQTLYAVMRPSVPGVWYLLGTALRLCVDLGLHKEEYPKAHTLTAFAKDRRRRLFWSTYSIDRQMCFYLGRPVGIPEESITARFPSELDDAFIDPRDVETKDYSDNTGGVASYKAITLSFFKVRQIQSECQRLLYENGELPRRFNNLAEWKAHISEELELWRSRCPKKSRKMNCEFNTEFFDLNYFHTLLLINGLSKKTFQLSLEASQKVLEASKGLIACYTTLYKKKAINYTWAAVHNLFMAGTSYLFVLYNSEHVRNQNDANSVKMVTQECLSVFASLVASCTAAKSCMDTFQMLAAVVLKIRYNVIVEGAVVNDKSIKQKLDTVNGTGSLKGNLASLVEGIANDSESSKPEEFPHIDSPRFGWFSRDGFLPDERIDSTKYDQVPPTPMMPESHLEDFFLELENLSPVSSIREPNAMDLTVSQNEEIQTTPGQYRDGKRVFELIQTMPSEAIWDQFFGRSTAGTVKQESQTP is encoded by the coding sequence ATGTCGAGCGACACGGGGCCCCGCAAGCGCAAGAAGTCGGCCACCGGCGAAGACAATTTGGAAAACTCCCCTGGTCACCACCGTCAGGGTCCTCCTCAGGCCAAATCCACCAAGCTCAGAAGATCCTCGTCGAGCTCAGGCACCACCAGCGTCGTAGGAATCTCGCGCTCCATAGCCGCGTGCCAGCGCTGCCGTACAAAGAAAGTCAAGTGTGACCAAAACTTCCCCAAATGCTCCAAATGTGAGCGTGCCAACCTCGAGTGTGTGGGAATCGACCCTGCTACCGGCAGAGAGGTGCCCAGGCTGTATGTGTACCATTTGGAGGAAAAGGTGCAGCGGTACGAGGCGTACCTACGGCGGCACAAATTGCCACTCGACGGAGAAGGCGAGGAAAATGCAGAGGAGCCAAATGAGGCCAACGTGGACTTGGATCAGCTTGGGCTGCTTGAACGGCTGGCGCTGTCGCAAGATTCCCAGCTGACGCTGCCTCAGCAAAGTCTGGGCCAGATGGGTCTCACTTTCGCCAAACTCATGCTTACTGCCAACAAGGTCAATGGAGCGTCTGTAGCTGGACCAGGGGACCTGATGGCGCTGGTGCCGCTGGACGTCAAGCCGGCGATCTTGCCGCCCAAGAAGACGGCCATGGAATTTattctgatttttttcgctCAGAGCAACAGCCAGTTGCCTGTGCTTCACCGGGAGCTGTTTCTCAGAGACATCTTTGTTCCTGTTTACGGTGCGTTCGACGAGTCTGTGCTGCTAGCGCTGGATTATCTGGCCTTTAACAAGAGCTTGTATCAGGATACAGCTGTAGACGAGGGCCAGACTTGGCTTGCTCAGTATAAGCAGATCATGCAGCTGCAATTGGCAAAAGAAGCCCACAAGGACCCGTCGCAGATCTCTGAGGAGATTGTAACACCGCTGCACTACCGCAAACCGTTGTTTTTCTTAAACATCATTTTTGCCATTTCCTCCTCGACAAACCACTTGCAGTACCACACCCACATGAGCGAGCTGTTCAAGGAAGCGGCCATGAGACATGTGGATGCCACGTACTATTCGAACGACCCTCTTGAGCAGCTCGAGGCCACGCTTCTCCAGACGCTCTATGCGGTCATGAGACCCAGTGTTCCAGGCGTATGGTACCTCTTGGGCACGGCTCTTCGCTTGTGCGTGGACTTGGGGCTCCACAAAGAAGAGTACCCAAAGGCACATACCCTCACTGCTTTTGCAAAGGATAGACGAAGACGCCTATTTTGGTCAACGTACTCGATCGACAGGCAGATGTGTTTTTACTTGGGCAGGCCCGTAGGTATTCCGGAGGAAAGCATAACCGCAAGGTTTCCCTCTGAGTTGGACGACGCCTTCATCGATCCAAGAGACGTGGAAACCAAAGATTATTCAGACAACACGGGCGGTGTGGCCAGCTATAAAGCCATCACactttcctttttcaaagTTCGTCAGATTCAACTGGAGTGTCAGCGCCTTTTGTACGAGAACGGAGAACTACCTCGAAGATTCAACAATTTGGCCGAGTGGAAGGCCCACATCTcagaagaacttgaacttTGGCGGTCCCGGTGCCCGAAGAAATCACGGAAGATGAACTGTGAGTTCAATACGGAGTTCTTTGACCTTAATTATTTCCACACCCTCCTTCTTATCAATGGACTTTCGAAAAAGACATTCCAACTATCGCTCGAGGCGTCCCAAAAAGTGCTTGAAGCTCTGAAGGGATTGATAGCTTGCTACACGACGCTttacaaaaagaaagccaTTAACTACACTTGGGCAGCCGTGCACAACTTGTTTATGGCTGGAACGTCATATTTATTTGTCTTGTACAATTCTGAGCATGTCAGAAACCAGAACGACGCCAATCTGGTCAAAATGGTTACCCAAGAGTGTCTCCTGGTGTTTGCGCTGCTTGTGGCCTCTTGCACGGCGGCCAAATCGTGTATGGACACGTTCCAGATGCTTGCTGCTGTGGTGCTTAAAATTAGGTATAATGTGATCGTGGAGGGAGCAGTGGTGAACGACAAAAGTATCAAGCAGAAACTCGATACAGTGAACGGAACAGGTAGTCTCAAGGGCAATTTGGCTAGTCTAGTTGAAGGAATTGCCAACGATAGCGAGTCGTCCAAACCAGAAGAGTTCCCACACATCGATCTGCCACGATTTGGCTGGTTCTCTCGAGACGGTTTCTTGCCTGACGAACGAATTGACAGCACCAAGTATGACCAGGTTCCTCCTACACCGATGATGCCGGAGTCTCATCTTGAggacttcttcttggagctTGAGAATTTGTCTCCCGTGCTGTCCATCCGTGAACCCAACGCCATGGACCTTACTGTCTCACAGAATGAGGAAATCCAGACCACACCAGGCCAGTATAGAGACGGCAAGCGCGTGTTTGAGCTTATACAAACGATGCCTTCCGAGGCGATCTGGGACCAGTTCTTTGGCCGCCTGACCGCAGGCACCGTCAAGCAAGAGCTGCAAACACCTTGA